TCTGTTCATATCTGCCGTAAGCGAATCGAAGTGTAGTATTTGTTGGCAATGTGAGACTGAGACTCCCACGCGGCTGAATTGAGATCTGTTTTGTCAAATTGAGATAGTCGAACCGGACGCCAAATGCCACGGATAAGAACGATAGTGGATCATAACGTGCCTGCAGGTATCCCTCAGCACGCCGAAATATGTAATGAAATTCGTCAAATTTCTGAACCCATGACGGTTGCGCGTCGCTTTCAAAATCTATGTTTTCTGCAGAAAATGTGCGTGCAGAACTCTTAGCCGGACTAAAGGCAAGAAGGAATCCCGGTTCAAATTGGAGTCTCGGCGTTAATTTATAATACACATCTTCGCGAAGCGTATACGTTGGGGCACTAACTTGGACCTTGTAGATAAATTTTTCATCAGTAGATTTGTCATTTTGGTTCGATCCACTATCAAGATTGATATTGAGGAAATTGTGGAAACGCGTTAGGGAAAGATGGGATGTAAGTTTATCAGTGAAATTGGAGCGGAGATGAATGCCTTCCGCTTCAAACCCGTTTTTGAAATAGGCGGAAAAATCGTCTAATTCTTGTGTCTCTTCCGACTCCAAATTAGAAAAGTCAAAATGATCTGTCGCTCCCAAACCGTTGAGTGTGAGAGAGTGTTTCTCTGTGAGTGCATAAGCAAATTTGAGTTGGTAGTCCGACCAAGTTGGAAATGTCCAATCAAAGAAAGGTCCCAGTATAAGATTAAGGCTATTGAATCGCCCCGCAACGGACGCGTAACCTCTGTTCCCGATGTTGGTTTCAACAAAAATAGAAGGGGATAAAATGTTCAGGTCTATTACACCTGCCCACCTCTTTTCCAACCGTTCGCGCGAACGGATGTCAATGACCGATTGTGAATCTAATCCAAATTCGGCACCGTAGCCGCCAGCGTAGATACGGATGTCCTCAATACTGTCCGAGTTAATCGTTGAGATGAGACTGCCAAAGTGGAACGGGTAACCGAGTGGGGTTCTGTCAAGGTAAAGAAGCGTCTCCCCCGGCGCACTTCCCCGAATATAGAGGATGCCGAAAATATCGTTGGGGATACCGATGCTCGGCAGTGTTGTGAGCCCCTTGAACGCATCACGTCCAGTTCCGGGGATCCGTGTCAACTCGCTGCCACGAATTTCCTTGCGGCTCATCGTCGAGGGTAGCCGTTGCCCTTCTACAAAAATGGGTTTAAGTCGTGTTGCCGCCTCCGAACCATCGAGGGTTTCGACAAACGTTCCTTCTGTATTGATGGAAAATCGCCTGCGGAGCGTCTCACCTGCGCGAATCTTAATTGGAATTTCTGTGGATGTATTGTGAGTTGGATGGGATATGGACAGTGTATATGTCCCGACGGGAATTTCAATGAACCGAAAGGCACCATCTTCACCTGTTTTTTGAGACTGATCGGTTTCAACGATGCGGACCTCTGCTTCAACCAAGGGAACATCAATATCGCGTTGGTAGAGGGTGCCTTCTATATCACCTGTGCGTGGAAAGATTCGCTGATAGATGCTTCTTTTCGTTTTTGGGGATGTATTTTCTTTAGCATTGTCCGTTCCAGCGGAAACAGAGAACGGTATCATGAGCATAATACATAGAACAGAATATAAGCAAAATTTCATGAAAAAGTTTTTTTCACCTCCACTTGGAACCTGAATTGCAGACTTTAACGCTCAATTAGACGTTCCCGTTGACACAGAAATCCAGTTTATCAATTTCTTCATTTTCAGAAAAAGAATGAGAAAATCACTTGACATAACTGAGAAAAACCATTATATTAAGGCACATCATGAAACTCTTATCTATAAACGTCTCAAAACCGAAGCCTATTCAATACGGCGGTAAAACGGTCCAGACTGGGATTTTCAAAGAACCCGTGTCAGGCACCGTCATGCTCAGAGAGAAGAACATCGACGGTGATGGACAAGGCGATCTGCGGGTCCATGGGGGCACCTATAAAGCCATCTACGGCTATCCGTTTGAACATTACGCCCACTGGCAACAGGCGTTGCAAAGAGGCGACTTGACCTACGGGCAGTTCGGCGAGAATCTCACGGTTGAAGGTCTACTGGAAACGTCAGTTTATATCGGCGACATCTTTCAGATAGGGTCAACGGTGAAATTACAGATTACGCAACCGCGCGTGCCGTGTTTTAAACTTGCGTATAAGATGGGACTGCCGGAGTTCCCCAAGCAGTTTTTAGAGAGTCGACGCGTTGGCTTCTATTTTCGAGTGCTTGAAGAAGGCAAAATCGCGGCTGGAGATACGATTGCCCGCATTGAAGTTGCCTCAGCGTCGATGAGCGTTACAGAAATACTCAACCTACGCTATTTTGATAGGGACAACCGCGAGAAAATCGCACGCGCCAGAAAACTGTCTGCCCTCTCGCCGAGTTGGAAAAGGGATTTTACAAAAATTTTAGCGCAATGAATATCTTTAAAGCAACAACCAAACGCGAAACGAGCGAAGCAGCAGCACATCTCGCAAGTAGAAAACTTCGAGAGGCATTGGATGCAAATGGACATGCCAGTTTCATCGTTGCAACGGGCGCGTCTCAATTTGATTTCCTTGCCGCATTGACTGCTGATAAAACGATTGATTGGGACAACACAACGATGTTCCATCTCGACGAGTACATCGGCATTCCTGAGACACATCCCGCCAGTTTTCGCAAGTATCTGCGAGAACGGCTCGTGGACATCGTTCATCCTGGAACCGTCCATTTCTTGGACGGAGAAGCAGGCAAACCGCAAGCCGAATGTGATCGACTCAATCGGATTATCTCGCAACATCAGATTGACGTGGCGTTTGTAGGTATCGGTGAGAATGGACATCTCGCCTTCAACGATCCACCGGCGGATTTTGAGACAGAAGATCCGTATATCTTGGTGGAATTAGATGAGGCATGCCGGCTGCAACAGGTCGGCGAGGGCTGGTTTGCTGGCATTGATGACGTGCCGACCCAAGCAATTTCAATGTCCATTCGTCAGATCATAAAGGCGAAAACGATTGTTTGCACTGTGCCGGATGAACGAAAGGCGGAGGCAGTGCGGAATTGCTTGCACGGCGAGATAACGCCATTGCACCCTGCTTCGATTTTACAGACGCACTCAGAGTGTGCGGTATTTCTGGACACCGGGTCGGCATCGTTGCTGTAGAAAGTGGTAAAAACTCGCTGCTGGAACCTAACGCGCTGCTTTAATCTGTCCGCAAGTGACAGCGAGTTTGTCACTTGCCCCCATTTTTTAGGACATTACAGCCGTTGGGCAATCGTTGTGATGGGCAGTCCATGGTGGTAGTGTAAGAGAAAGACGCGACGCGGACTTCTGCACCAACGCAGAAAAGGCTTCCATCTCGCCAGATTGCACACGCTGAAGGTAAAACGAAGCGCAAAGCACAGGACGCAACGACTTCCCATCACGCCCTTGCTCTTGGACCTCGAATGCCATTCAGATTAACCCCCTATATGCCAACGGCTCCCCTGACACGACGTCGAGGTATTCGTACATTTCTGATACGTATGACCACATCGCGTACACGTCCGCGTCGCATGCCACTCATTTGCTGTGCCACACGTCCAGTAACTATGACCCGCAGCACACGTCGCGGCATGGGAACTCGAACCCCCACAATTCGTCCAGGAGTTGGCGGGACACGCCGATGTGGGTTTCGGTTTGGGTTTCGGAGACCTCGGTTGGCAGCGCCCACTCTCATGCCAAGAGGTTGCCGTGCCACACGTGTAATATGTATGACCGTAAGAACACGTCTTGGCATGTGAAACCGAGCCCCCACAGTGCGTCCAACTATTCGCAGGACACTTGACGCTCGGCTTGGGTTTGGGTTTCGGCGTTGGACTCGGACTCGGACTTGGGGACGGACTTGGTGAGGGCGTGGTCTTTGGCGTTATCGGTGTTGTCGGTGTTGTCGTCGTCGACGTATGATTTTTATGTACCGCAACGGCGTTGACATTACACGCCCAATACTATCCTTCGGACACTCCCGCAACTGGTGCTTCGCCTCTTGGCAGGTGTAATCCCAATGCCCGCAGCTGTATTTCGCACGCACATGCCCCGGCATATCGTGACCACACGCCGCTTTCTCTTTCTTTGGCAGCAGACATTGATCGAGTTGGAACTGTGCGGAGTCGAGGGCGATCTGCGCTTTATCGCGCTTTGATTTTGCAGCATTAAACTTCGCTTTCAAGACGGGATTCGCGAGGGATTTTATTATCGACTCTATGGGGACTTTCAGCGGATCCGGGGAGGGCGGATCCGGGGGTGGACTCCACGGGTCATTAGAAGGCGGGGTTTTTGGCAGCTCTATGGGGGTAACAATCTTTGGCAGCAGTCCTGATGCGACGGCAACTTCAAGTGAGACTCTCTGAATTCGCGCTTTGCCGCTTCCAAAGTTTCTTCCGCAGTATCACGTATTGCCTTCAAGTCATCACATGCCAACGTAGCAACCGCGGAGGCGATGATCGCGACGATCAAGACAATGCCGAAAATGTGAATATGTTTCATCAGAATACCCTCGCTTAGTGCGTATGCTTGGGTTTCGGATAAATAAGTTCATCACGATTCAGGGCATCACTGCGTTGGGTGTTGTCCTCCAACTGTGAGAAGATAACCTTTGTTCTCTCGATATCATTGAGGCGTTCGGATTCAGGGATGTGTGTCGCTTCGGCGACCGGGCTGTAGTTGTATTTTTCAAAAAGTTATTCTAATTGCTTCATCAAGTAATCATGTTCAGCCGTGAGTTCGGAATATTTATCTGTGATTGCTTGATCGGCGAGCCGCCACTCGGCAAAGCGTTTTGCATCGTCAATGACGGCTTGGTCTTCGGTGCAGTCAGGATACTCCTTTTTATGCTTTTGAATGTATGCATTGACGGCATACTTATAGGCACGTCGGTCATATTCTTCATCTGTCACCGCGCC
This is a stretch of genomic DNA from Candidatus Poribacteria bacterium. It encodes these proteins:
- a CDS encoding glucosamine-6-phosphate deaminase; its protein translation is MNIFKATTKRETSEAAAHLASRKLREALDANGHASFIVATGASQFDFLAALTADKTIDWDNTTMFHLDEYIGIPETHPASFRKYLRERLVDIVHPGTVHFLDGEAGKPQAECDRLNRIISQHQIDVAFVGIGENGHLAFNDPPADFETEDPYILVELDEACRLQQVGEGWFAGIDDVPTQAISMSIRQIIKAKTIVCTVPDERKAEAVRNCLHGEITPLHPASILQTHSECAVFLDTGSASLL
- a CDS encoding TonB-dependent receptor, coding for MKFCLYSVLCIMLMIPFSVSAGTDNAKENTSPKTKRSIYQRIFPRTGDIEGTLYQRDIDVPLVEAEVRIVETDQSQKTGEDGAFRFIEIPVGTYTLSISHPTHNTSTEIPIKIRAGETLRRRFSINTEGTFVETLDGSEAATRLKPIFVEGQRLPSTMSRKEIRGSELTRIPGTGRDAFKGLTTLPSIGIPNDIFGILYIRGSAPGETLLYLDRTPLGYPFHFGSLISTINSDSIEDIRIYAGGYGAEFGLDSQSVIDIRSRERLEKRWAGVIDLNILSPSIFVETNIGNRGYASVAGRFNSLNLILGPFFDWTFPTWSDYQLKFAYALTEKHSLTLNGLGATDHFDFSNLESEETQELDDFSAYFKNGFEAEGIHLRSNFTDKLTSHLSLTRFHNFLNINLDSGSNQNDKSTDEKFIYKVQVSAPTYTLREDVYYKLTPRLQFEPGFLLAFSPAKSSARTFSAENIDFESDAQPSWVQKFDEFHYIFRRAEGYLQARYDPLSFLSVAFGVRFDYLNLTKQISIQPRGSLSLTLPTNTTLRFAYGRYEQSPSAYQVLKENGNRDLKSSLTQHYVMELEHELSPQTELRFAIYYKEMEKLVTRSVNVDALFDDSDAAVTTAYLNQGRGFVNGAEIFLRHRVSEKFFGWLSYAYTHAERRETSNDPYKPFLFNNTHIVSIVANYSPTTKTEIGAKWQYSSGTSAVPLSTLLMIQDPVTLGMHPVLSDVAGAIVPTEFQAYHRLDLRFSRKRTLWGLPVTAFTEIWNVYNSPNKTKFSFADKLVEEFKAAELEGDLDEFPFDLESPEYRSLVRFPFNISAGLVYEF
- a CDS encoding MOSC domain-containing protein; its protein translation is MKLLSINVSKPKPIQYGGKTVQTGIFKEPVSGTVMLREKNIDGDGQGDLRVHGGTYKAIYGYPFEHYAHWQQALQRGDLTYGQFGENLTVEGLLETSVYIGDIFQIGSTVKLQITQPRVPCFKLAYKMGLPEFPKQFLESRRVGFYFRVLEEGKIAAGDTIARIEVASASMSVTEILNLRYFDRDNREKIARARKLSALSPSWKRDFTKILAQ